The Papaver somniferum cultivar HN1 chromosome 3, ASM357369v1, whole genome shotgun sequence genome includes a region encoding these proteins:
- the LOC113355291 gene encoding probable E3 ubiquitin-protein ligase LUL4 — protein sequence MGLSSSKPQRYDQNPSPSLLLSSSSSSYPNPPNSLPSTSSSSSSSSSSSSYSYSFPPPSQPPPPNCYSSYPPQTPPPPPYNNSPPPYQNPPQLNHYPMYPPPPPYYQQNLYSYNQTNTNQWQQPWIRPHWMMPQQPIQQVLPLVPYQEAKKIRNDVNVHKDTIKIQIDDHNPDYHLVSFTFDALVDGSITIFYFAKEGANCQYSPLYPDACMPVRVLFQKGVGQKFHQPSGTGIDLGFFDLEDLSRPSPGDQVFPLVIYAEACQPPLPMIEDSDHPLPSTSRAQISEAVLEKNNQGAFQVKVVKQILWIDGERYELREIYGIGNSTEPDLDDNDSGKECVICMTEPKDTAVLPCRHMCMCNECANELRRQTNKCPICRQPIEELLEIKVSKREQ from the exons ATGGGGTTATCATCAAGTAAACCACAAAGATAtgatcaaaacccatctccatctctactcctttcttcttcttcctcttcataccCAAACCCCCCTAATTCACTCCCTTcaacttcctcttcctcttcctcttcctcttcctcctcctcttattcttattcttttcctccaccatcacaaccaccaccaccaaattgTTACAGCTCTTACCCTCCTCAAACCCCTCCTCCTCCTCCATATAATAATTCACCACCCCCATATCAAAATCCCCCACAACTAAATCACTACCCTATGTATCCTCCTCCACCTCCATATTATCAGCAAAATCTATATTCTTATAATCAAACTAATACTAATCAGTGGCAACAACCTTGGATTAGACCTCATTGGATGATGCCCCAACAACCTATACAACAAGTACTACCATTAGTACCGTATCAAGAAGCTAAGAAAATTAGGAATGATGTGAATGTTCATAAAGATACTATCAAGATTCAGATTGATGACCATAACCCTGATTATCATTTGGTCTCTTTCACTTTTGATGCCCTTGTTGATGGAAG CATCACCATTTTTTACTTCGCCAAGGAAGGTGCCAACTGTCAATACTCTCCATTGTATCCCGATGCTTGTATGCCTGTTAGAGTCCTGTTTCAGAAAGGTGTAGGTCAGAAATTTCATCAGCCTTCAGGAACCGGTATCGACTTAGGTTTCTTCGATTTGGAAGATCTATCAAGACCGTCTCCAGGTGACCAGGTGTTCCCGCTTGTAATATATGCCgaagcatgccaaccacctttgcCTATGATTGAAGATTCTGACCATCCGCTACCCAGTACTTCTCGTGCACAAATTTCTGAAGCTGTCCTTGAGAAGAACAACCAAGGTGCCTTCCAGGTTAAAGTAGTCAAGCAAATATTGTGGATTGACGGGGAGCGCTATGAGTTGCGTGAGATCTATGGGATTGGCAATTCGACAGAACCGGACCTCGATGATAATGATTCAGGGAAAGAATGTGTAATTTGCATGACTGAGCCAAAGGACACAGCTGTCCTTCCTTGTAGACATATG TGTATGTGCAATGAGTGTGCAAACGAGCTGAGGCGCCAAACGAACAAGTGTCCCATATGTCGTCAACCCATCGAGGAACTTCTTGAGATAAAGGTGAGCAAACGTGAACAATGA